A stretch of DNA from Arthrobacter globiformis:
CTGCCGGAGGCCTTATCCGTAAAGACCCGGTCCAGAACCTGGCCTTCGAGCTGACGTCTCTCGTTCTGGTCTACGGTGCTTACCCGCACATACCCGATCCGCTGTCCGGCCACTGCTGCCTCCAAACCTTCGCCTGTGAGGTTGAGCTCTAGAGCCGTCCTACAAGGAAGTCAAGACCCCGCGTTAACTCATGGGAAAGGTCCGCGCAGCAGGATACGTTGCCTCATTGGAAAAGGTCCGGGAAGAGGCGAGGCGCGGACATCCTTGAGGGATGGGACTGACGATGAGCCAGCGCAAGGCCGTCACTGTGATCAAGGCCCGGGCGTATGTCCGCGGGAGCCGGCTGGAGAAGGTGCGGATCCTGGACGAACTGGTGGAGCTGACGGGCTGGAACCGGGACTACGCGCGGCGGGCTTTGCGTCAGGCTTTGGAGCTGAAGCCGGTACGACCCCCGAAGTTGCCGTCGAAGACGTTCTCCGGCTTGACGGCCTCCACGGTCAGTCCCGGGCCCATGGCGATGCCGATGATCGTCGCCAGGAGGATCGCCACCTCGAGCAGGAGGAAGATCCCGAGCACAAGCGTATTCAGCTCGATGCCACGCAGGCCTACGAGCCAGACGAAGAGCAGCACCGCGAAGGTGAACACGGGCCAGGGAACGGTGACGCCGAACTCGGCTTCGAAGATGTAAGAGCCGAAGTAGCCAGCGTATGCGAGCGGGACGAGCAGGACGACGTTGTATGTGCATTGTGCGACCCAGCCGGCGGCGACACCGGCCGGACGGCTGATGCCGGCGGTGACGTACGAATAGAACGCGCCGGCGTTCGTGATGCGGCGGCTCATGGCTGCGAAGGGGACGGCGAAGAGGGTGAGGATGACGCCGGCGATGAGGAACATCGCCGGCGCACCCACGCCGTTGCCGAGACCGACGGCGAGCGGGGCGTTTCCGGCAGCGGACGTTAGCGTGGCCTGGAAGCCCATCACGAGGAAGACGAGCGCGGGGGCGCCGATGGCACCGGCCCGGAGAGCGGTCGTTGGGGCCTTCTACGAAGACGAGGTTGGAGGAGGATGCGTGGCGGTCATGCGCGGGTTTCCTTGCTCGGGGGAGGGGGGTCGGCGAGAGAGATAGCGGGGGATTTAGCCTAGGGTGACGTCGATCTGCTCGACGTGGGCCTCCGCGGTGCCGCGGAACGCGGTCACCTCGATCTCGGCCTTGTATGCGCCGGCGAGTGGGCTGCACGTCGTGGTGAGCGCCGGATCAATGCCGCGGAACGTCTCGCCGAGCACTGCGAGCACCTCGTCGAGGTCGTCCATGTTCGGCACGAACACCTGCGCGCGGACGACGTCGGCGAGCGTCGCGCCGACCGCGCCGAGTGCGCCGGCCACGTTCTTCAGGGCGAAGCGGATCTGCTCGCCAGCGGATTCGGGCATCAGCCGCGTCGAGTAGTCGATGCCCGCGGTGTTGGACACGAAGATCCAGTCGCCGACGACGAACGCGCGCGAATAGCTGACGGATGTTTCGAACTTGCTGCCGGTCTTGACTTTGGTGAAGGCGGTCATGGGATTCCTTTCGGTTTGTGCTCAGTGGCCGATGAGGACGGCGTCGCCGCCCTCGACGGGGAGTCCGTTCGCGCGGGCATGCGCGCGCCGACGGTGATGGTCGAGGGTGAACAGGGGGTGCTGCAGGTCGCTGGACCCGGTCTCGACGAGGTCCGCCAGCAGGCGCCCGTAGGCGGGTGCGAACTTGAACCCGTTGCCGGAGAACCCGCCGCCGATGACGACGCGACCGGATTCGGATACGTCGAGGATCGGGACGTGGTCGGCCGTGATCGATTCAGGGTGCGTGGACCAGCGGACCGGTTCCGGAACGAGGCCTGGGAGCATCGCCGTGGCGATGCGCGTGCACCAGGCGAGCTGGTCGCGGGTGAGCTCGGTGACCTTGTCGGCGGGGTTGTCCATGAGCGGCAGGTCGACGATCGGCGCGATCTTGATCGAGTAGCCGTCGAGTGTCGGGACGCCGAAGGCGTGATCGCCGTCCAGGTCGCGCATCCAGCATGGGAACTTCTCACGGGTGAACTGCGAGATGTCCTCCGGCATGAACCACGTCAGAGGATAGGTGATCGCCTTCACCAGGTCATGCAGTTCCGGCAGGACGACCGCGGTCCAGGCACCGGACGTGACGACGACCTTCCCGGCACGCACCGGACCGGCACTGGTTGATACGAGCACTCCGTCCGAGTCCTCCTTGATTGCCAGGACTTCGGTGCCGTACAGGATCTCTGCGCCCTGTGCGATCGCCCGGCGTTGCGCCGTCGCGACCGACAGTTCGGGACGCAGACCGCCGCCGAGCAGGTCCATCACGCCCATGTCCCCGTCGTCGACACGGAACTGCTGGTATTCGCGGCGCAGCGCTGCCGCATCGAGGATCCGATGCGGCAGGTTCTTCTCCCCGATGGAGCGCAGCGTTGATTCGAGGAACGCGTGCCCGGCGGGCGCGATCGCCAGTACGCCCGTCTTCAGCAGCAGTTCGCGTCCGGACTCGAGTTCGAGCTGCGTCCACAGCTCCCGCGCCCGGAGAGCGGCGTCCGTGTAGACCGCGCCCTCCTTGTTCGCCGCACGGAACAGCCGGGACTCGCCGCTGAACGCGGCGTGGCTGTGGGCGGGGCCGAACTGCTCGATGCCGAGCACGGACACCCCGGCCCGCTTCGACAACTGCCACAGCGTCATAGACCCGATCGATCCTGCGCCGATCACCGCGACGTCCACCGTCTTCGTGTAAGTCATCGTCCGCTCCTTAGGCGAGTGCCGGCTCGGACCACAGGTTGAGGCTCTGGCCAAGGCCGAGCCTCACCGCGTTGCGATACACCTTCGTGCCCCAAGCGACGTCCTCGATCGGCATGCCGCCGACGGACATGATGACGATCTCGTCCTCGGACTGACGGCCCGGCTTCGTGCCGGCGACGACGTCGGCGATGTCGACCAGCTCGTCGCGGTCGAGTGCACCGGCTTGTACGAGGTCCATCCACTTCTGGCCGATGAGCGGGATGTGGTTGTACGACGGTGCGGGAAGGTCGTGGAACCACGCCTCGTACAGGCCGCGCGCATCGACGACCTTCGTGACGTCCTTCTCCAGCAGCGAGTCCTCCACGTTGCACAGCGACGGCATGCCGAAGAACGCGCCGGGCTTGACCCATTCGCGTTTGATCGTCGGATAGTCCTCGGGGCCGGCGGCGCCGGTGCCCGTGGTGCAGAAGGTGACCAGGTCGGAGCCCCGCACAACGTCTTCGAATGTGTCGACGACCTCGATCGTGGTGATCTGCGGCAGCTCCTCCCGCACCCACTCCTGGAACTTCCGCAGGCTCTCGGCGCCGCGTCCCTTGATCTTCAAGGTGTCGATGAGCGGGCACGCGTCGACGAAGGACAACAGCGTCGTTTTCGCCATCACACCGGGGCCAGCAACGCCGACAACCCGCGAGTCCTTGCGGGCGAAGTGGCGGGCGCCGACGCCGGGCACAGCGCCCGTGCGGTACGCAGACAGCAGGTTCGCCGACATGAAAGCGAGCGGGGCGCCCGTGTCGGTGTCGTTCAGCGTGAACATGAGGATCGACCGGGGCAGGCCCTTCTGCCGGTTCTCGATGTTCGATCCGTACCACTTCACGCCCGTCGTCTGGAAGTCACCGCCCAGATACGCGGGCATCGCCATGAAGCGGCGGTCCTCGGTGGGCGTCGGCATGTTCGGGAACGGGGAGTCCTTGGGGAACGTGACCATCGACCCGTGCGAGTCATTGTTCTCGCCGGCCATCCGGTAGTCCCCGACAGCCAACAGCGCGAACATCTGCTCCATCGCGTCGACGCACGCGTGCATGTCCGTCACGCCGGCCCTGATCATGTCCGGCTCGGAGAGGTAGATGAAGTCGATGTGGGGGAGAGTGCTCATAGAGGCGTCCATTCGGTGAATACGGTGGGAGACATGCGGTTGCAGGAACGTTCCTGCAACACGCATGAATGCCGTGCCCAGATGGGAAGCTTTCTGGGCGAGGAGGTTTTTGTTTTTCATGAGAGGTCCTAAGGGGAGTCAGACGACGATTTGTAGGAATGTTAACATTCCCGGTAAATGGCGAACGGGTGTCAAGGATTTACTTGAGCAGCAATGCTCTGGCCCGTTCTACCTTTGCGAAACAGTCCCTTTCCCAATAGGTTCTGACCGCTTCCAATCTGCTTTACACCGCGGGAACCCTTTCAAGGTCACTGAGGCGATGGAAATGGAACTGTCACTCAGCGCGCCCCATGGCGGGCTTGTGCGGCACCTCCTGGACAGCGCCGGTGGCAGGGCGGTTTTCGGCCAGACCGTCTACGTTAGGGAACCGGCCCCAAATGGCCGAGGTCCCGCTCGGCCATGGGGGCAGTGCATTCCTCCACTTGCTCTTTCTTGATCTCGATGTTCCGCCGAGCAAGGGTCCCACCTGTTTACACATAATCAGATCAGGGCCTTCCATGTCGTGAGAGCAAGCTCTCAGTCCCAACGCACTTGATGCAACGTGGCGCGTTCGATCGCGTCGCGGGTGTACAGCAAGGGAACGTACTCACCTTCCTGCCAACCCTTCAACAGGTCTTTGTAGTGTGGGGACGCAGGATCACCAGATTGACCTGGGGCGTTGATGAAAATGCTCCGGTCCCAGTCGCCCACATCAACGATCATCCGGAAGCTGGCGCCGATGGTTACGTTTCCGTTCGCGTCGTATGCCGCCAGGCCGACGGTGTCGGCAGATCCGTCCGCGGGAAGGGCCGATATGGTCTCCCATCCGGCTGTGTCCTCTCCAGCGGCTTGCGCGGCCGCCGGGTGGCTGAAGGCAATCCGGTGGAGCTCACCCCATCGTGGAATCTCGCCGTGCGCGGCTTGAAGCGTGTGCCATGCGACGCCGAGGGTGGTACGCAGAAGGCGCGCCCGATCTTCTCGCCCTTTCCACAGACGCTCATCTCGGAGGAGAAGGAGATCCAGGGGGCGAGCACCCAGGATGTCTTCGGCAGGCAGAATACGATTCAAGACGGAATCAGCCAGTTCGGCAGCAACGTCATCGCGCTTCAGGGCGCGCCGATAAAGGCTGGGGCGGAGGTACCGGCGAAACCACACTTCGAAGAGCGCAGCCTGTCTCGAATCGCTGAGCATGCGACAGTCCCAGCCTGCGAGGAGCGCGCACGCGGCGGCGGCCTCGTCGTCATCGGTTTCGCGCACGGCGAGGTCTTCGCGGAGGAGGCTGATGATGTCCCGCGCGGGGAGGGAAAGTCGATCTGTCTGGAGGTCGCTTGCCCGTGCTACCGTCCAGTTCCGGCTCGTACTGAGCGCTTCGGCTATCCGTTCGTACCGAAACGGAGCGTAGTACTCGCGGCTGATGTCCAGGTCCAGGTGGCTGTCTGGGACATTCGCTTCGTTCGCTGATGCGACCCATCCGCGTTCCGGGTTGCGCTCGTTGGGCAACTCGAGCGGTGTACGGAATCCCGCCCACTCGTAGCGACCATCGCCAGGCACAGGGAGCAGGCCGTCCCAATTCGGCCGAATAGGAACCAGACCCGCCACCTGCCAGCCGATCTGCCCAGCGGTGTCGGTGTAGATGTGGTTACAACCTGGCGTGTTCCACCGGCCGAGTGCGGTCGCATGAGCCCCGACATCACGTGCAGTGAGGTACTCCAAGCTTGCAAGATACGGGGCGGAACCGGGTTCGAGCCATGCGGCCCGAAGTGCATAGGCCTTCGACCTCGCCACGTCAACGAAAGTTACCGGCCCATGCACGGTGAAGAGCAATTGCACAGAAGAGGTCTCGCCGCCAGGAAGCGGGATCAGCTCGTCTTCGCACGTGAATTCTCGCCAGCCGTCCTGGTATCGATATCGCGTGCCGGTTTCGTCGAGATCGTAGACGTAGATGTCCTCTTGATCAATCGGGTGATAGGTCAGACCGAACGCTACGTGACCGTTATGTCCGATGGACACCCCGGGGATCATCGGCTCCCCCGCACCAATGACATCGAACTCGGGACACGTGAGGTGAACGACGTACCGGAGGCTGGGAAGGTTCATCGCGCGATGGGGATCACTGGCCAGGATCGCATGCCCGCTGGAGGTGAGGTGTGGTGCGATGGCCCAGCTGTTACTTCCCTCGACGCCACCGGCCGGCGCGGACACGAGAGGACCGAGTTGGTCGATCGGGGCCTGGGCGGTCCTGTAAGCACTCAGCGCATCCTCGCTCAGCGTCGTGAGGTCCAGCCCATCGGGCACCTTGACGGGACTCGCTGGCTGCCTGGCCTTGCGAAGATCGTCGACGGCAGGTCCAAAATCCCGGATCGTCAATGCACGGGCCAGCTCCTGTTCCGCGTTCGCCCCGTTGCCGTGGGCGCGAATGCGCACGACATCTTCTGGCTGCCAGAGCGCGGGAGCGTATCCGAGACGTACGAAGTCGGCGGACAACCGGTCCGGGTTCGCTAATACCTCACGCACACGGTGGTTTATGCCATCAACGAATCTCGTCACGGCTTGCTGGGCTCCAGCTGAATAGGCCAGCCACTCCGCGCGCATGTCACCGCGATACAAGAAGAGACGAGCTGCACGGTCACGATCCACGTAGGCATCACCCAGAACCTCGCTGAGCAAACCCAGACCCCGCCGACGCCAGAGATCCAGCTGGAAAAGGCGATCCCGTGCAGCGACGTATCCCTGGGCAAAGAACACATCATCGCTGTTCGTCGCGCGGATATGGGACACGCCGAACTCATCCTGATCGATGACGACAGGACCTCGAAGTGATTCATGGGTCATCGACGCCGGTCCTCCTCGGCAGCTGCGGCAACCTCGGAAGTGGCGGCAACCCCGGAAGTGGCGGCAACCCCGGAAGTGGCGGCAGCCTCGGACATGGCGCGCTTGCGATTGACTCGTGCGAGACCGAGGGCGCCGATGATCGACAGCATCACTAGTGTCGCGTAGTACGCTGCAACGGCCCAGGGATTGTTCCCGGACGACGTCAGGATCCACTGGGCAAGCAAAGCGGTCGAACCGCCGATGAGGGAGGAGCAGATCTGATACGCGAGCGACAGGCCGGAGTAACGGAACTGGGCGGGAAACGCGAAGGCGAGAAAAGTGGCCAGTACGGCGAAGTAGGCGGATATGCCCGCGATGACCAGGTAGAGCGACACGGCGATCAGAAGGAGATTGCCGCTCGTGATCGCGACGAAGAACGGGGCCACGGCCAGCAAGGTGAAGCCGAGCGAGACCAAGATGACCCGATCCCGGCCCCACCGCTCCGCAGCGTGTCCGGCAGCCCACTGCACGAAGAACTGGACGAACGCCGCGCCTATGAGCAGATTGAGGATTGCCTGTCGCTCGATCCCGAGCGGTCCCGTTGCCCAAGCGAGAAGGAATGTGTTCGTGAAGTACGCGTTTGCAATCGAGATGACCGAAACGAGGATCCCGAGCAGGAGGACAAGCGGCGCCTTCGTGAAGACGAGCAAGGCAGGAGCTTTCGTGGGCGCGTGATCTTCACGGGAAGCGAGGAACTCATCGGACTCAGGCACACGCAAACGAAGGATCAGACCGACAACGATGAGCACCACCGAGGCGAGGAACGGAACCCGCCAACCCCATGAGAAGAACTGCTCGTCCGGCAACAGACCGACGAGCGCGAAGGACCCGGTAGCGAGCAGTGAGCCCACCGGCGAACCCTGCTGCACCCACGCGCCGGCAAGGGACTTGCGTTTCTCGCCCGCGTTCTCCGTGGCGATGAGTACCGCACCGCCCCACTCGCCGCCAACCGCCAGCCCCTGGAATGCGCGCAGAATCACGAGGAGGGCGGGGGCGAGCAGACCGACTTGGGCGAAGGTCGGCAATGCGCCAATGAGCACCGTTGAAGTACCCATTATCAGCAAGGTAACGATCAGAACGTTCTTCCGACCGAACCGGTCACCGAAGTGTCCGAAGATGAAGCCGCCGAGAGGCCGCGTCAGGAAGCCAACCCAGAGGGTGGCGAAAGCAGCGAGGAGACCGACCGCCGGATCCACCTCGGGGAAAAAAACCCGAGGGAAGACGAGCGCAGCGGCCGTGCCGAAGACGAAGAAATCAAACCACTCCAGAGAGTTGCCAATAAATGCTCCCAGGAGCGCCCTGCGCTCATTCTGCGAACGTTGAGTCATGTCGGTTTCCCTTGTTAGTGACAGTGTTATAAGTCACTAAGATGCGGCACAACGAGCCATTCTGGCAAATGACATTTTGTCGCCCAAGGTATAACCTTTGGGAATGGACCGTCGTAGTTTGGAAGCGCTCAGAGCGGTAGCGGAGGCATCATCCGTTAGCGGTGCTGCACTCGCACTACGTCTGACGCAACCAGCGGTGTCAAAGCAGATCGCCAGGCTTGAGACGGAATGTGGGATGAGACTCTTCCACCGAACACCCTCGGGGATGGTGCCGACTTCCGCTGGGCGGACACTACTGGACCTTGGTGGCGACGTCCTGACCCGGTTCGCACGCCTCGAAAGTGTGATGGCTTCTCGGTTTCGCGGACGGCCCGTCTTTCGTGTCGCCTGCCCTCAATCGACCTCGGAACACCTCGTGACGCCCTTCGTTGCCGAGACAGCCCCGCCGATTTCAGATGTGATAACGGTCCCGGCAGGCGAGATCGACGCGCTCCTCTCCTCGGAGGTCGACTTCGGAGTGAGTTCGATAAAGCCCTCCCCAAACCGTCGCCATCTGCTCATCGCGACGATTCAACTCTCGTTACTGGGAACCCACGAACGCATCTCCGGGCAGCAATCCCCTTCACGGTTCGAGTTCGAGAGTCTGGGCGACGAGGTGGTCATTGCTCCCAGTGGCGGGGTGATGACCTCAGCACGACGCGCACTGGCTGAGCTCAGTTCGCCGCCCCTCCTTCTCGAAGTGGCCACCGGTTCCGTTGCTCAAGCCCTCGCCGCAGCCGGCCACGGGTTTGCCCTCGTGGCCGAACCCGTCCGCTTCGGACTTGCCGCTGCGCGCGCCTTTGTGCACGACAAGCCCCTACTCCACTCGCTCTACGCATCATGGGATTCCGATCACTATGCCGTCGCCGAGCTAGGCAGCCTCGCGATCAGTCTTCGTGAGTGGGTCGTCCAACGTGGCCTTGCCAACACTGCCGAGTTCTCCCACTCGTGACTTCGGGGAGATATGCCCCTCATCCGCGACACGGCTGAGTCCCCCGGTCGCGGAGGTCTGGCAAATCCGTTACGCCTCGGACGGCTCCGTTGCTCCCACGGAGTCGATGACTCCGGAGTACGCGGTGGGGTTGTTCCGCTTGACCGTAAACATGCGAATCAGACCGATGAGCGGCACTACCGCGACGGAACCGAAAAGGATCGTGCTTACCAGACCGAACGCGGGTGTTCCGTTTTCGTCCACGTTGCCGCCCAACAGTGGGAAGTCGACTGCGACCAGCATTACCGCCCCAGTGTGTCCGACGAGTCCAATGAGTGGGACTATCAGCGTGTTTCAGCGACGCTGGGGCCGCGCTACCGACGGAAGTACTCAACCACTGAGAGGCCTGTTGCGTGCACCTCGGGTTGCTCAGTTCCTGCGGTTGTAACGTGGGAAGTTGCCGTGGGGTCCTTCTTCGAAAGATTCCGGGGCAGGTGCTGTTGGACAGCTAATTCCGGAAGTCGCCTGGGGGAGAAGCCATCCGGCCGGGAAGAAGTTGGGGCGCTGTATGTCCCAGAACCGGATTCGCGCATCTTTTAAAGCCGCATCCGTGCTGGGTTCGCCGCATCGGAACTTCGCAGAGCAGTAGAGTGACTGCCGACCCCTAAATCAAGCGGACTAGCGAAAATGAAACATATTTTGCTTTCGTATTGCGAGTATGGGGCATCCATCACGTCCACGGCACACATTCACGCCCGACTCAAAGATGCGGTAACCGATGGGCAACTCCCCAGCGAAACCAATCTTCTTGCCCTCGCCGACGCCCTGAACGCCATTCTTGATGGCATGGCTCTTCGATCCCGCGATGGAATAGGCATTGAACGGTTACGGAAAATGGGCCGGGCCGGGGAGCGTATGCTGCCAACAGAGATGGGCTGAAATTTCAGCGATCTCTCTGCGTCTCAGTGCTCGCCAAAGGAGGCGTGGGCAGCGCCTGCGGAAACGCCCAATTCTCCAAAAGACGGCAGTTCTCGCATCCACTTCTACTCCCGTTGTTCGAACGCCGATAATGGAC
This window harbors:
- a CDS encoding tyramine oxidase subunit B, with the protein product MSTLPHIDFIYLSEPDMIRAGVTDMHACVDAMEQMFALLAVGDYRMAGENNDSHGSMVTFPKDSPFPNMPTPTEDRRFMAMPAYLGGDFQTTGVKWYGSNIENRQKGLPRSILMFTLNDTDTGAPLAFMSANLLSAYRTGAVPGVGARHFARKDSRVVGVAGPGVMAKTTLLSFVDACPLIDTLKIKGRGAESLRKFQEWVREELPQITTIEVVDTFEDVVRGSDLVTFCTTGTGAAGPEDYPTIKREWVKPGAFFGMPSLCNVEDSLLEKDVTKVVDARGLYEAWFHDLPAPSYNHIPLIGQKWMDLVQAGALDRDELVDIADVVAGTKPGRQSEDEIVIMSVGGMPIEDVAWGTKVYRNAVRLGLGQSLNLWSEPALA
- the solA gene encoding N-methyl-L-tryptophan oxidase produces the protein MTYTKTVDVAVIGAGSIGSMTLWQLSKRAGVSVLGIEQFGPAHSHAAFSGESRLFRAANKEGAVYTDAALRARELWTQLELESGRELLLKTGVLAIAPAGHAFLESTLRSIGEKNLPHRILDAAALRREYQQFRVDDGDMGVMDLLGGGLRPELSVATAQRRAIAQGAEILYGTEVLAIKEDSDGVLVSTSAGPVRAGKVVVTSGAWTAVVLPELHDLVKAITYPLTWFMPEDISQFTREKFPCWMRDLDGDHAFGVPTLDGYSIKIAPIVDLPLMDNPADKVTELTRDQLAWCTRIATAMLPGLVPEPVRWSTHPESITADHVPILDVSESGRVVIGGGFSGNGFKFAPAYGRLLADLVETGSSDLQHPLFTLDHHRRRAHARANGLPVEGGDAVLIGH
- a CDS encoding MFS transporter, which produces MTQRSQNERRALLGAFIGNSLEWFDFFVFGTAAALVFPRVFFPEVDPAVGLLAAFATLWVGFLTRPLGGFIFGHFGDRFGRKNVLIVTLLIMGTSTVLIGALPTFAQVGLLAPALLVILRAFQGLAVGGEWGGAVLIATENAGEKRKSLAGAWVQQGSPVGSLLATGSFALVGLLPDEQFFSWGWRVPFLASVVLIVVGLILRLRVPESDEFLASREDHAPTKAPALLVFTKAPLVLLLGILVSVISIANAYFTNTFLLAWATGPLGIERQAILNLLIGAAFVQFFVQWAAGHAAERWGRDRVILVSLGFTLLAVAPFFVAITSGNLLLIAVSLYLVIAGISAYFAVLATFLAFAFPAQFRYSGLSLAYQICSSLIGGSTALLAQWILTSSGNNPWAVAAYYATLVMLSIIGALGLARVNRKRAMSEAAATSGVAATSGVAATSEVAAAAEEDRRR
- a CDS encoding RidA family protein, coding for MTAFTKVKTGSKFETSVSYSRAFVVGDWIFVSNTAGIDYSTRLMPESAGEQIRFALKNVAGALGAVGATLADVVRAQVFVPNMDDLDEVLAVLGETFRGIDPALTTTCSPLAGAYKAEIEVTAFRGTAEAHVEQIDVTLG
- a CDS encoding penicillin acylase family protein yields the protein MTHESLRGPVVIDQDEFGVSHIRATNSDDVFFAQGYVAARDRLFQLDLWRRRGLGLLSEVLGDAYVDRDRAARLFLYRGDMRAEWLAYSAGAQQAVTRFVDGINHRVREVLANPDRLSADFVRLGYAPALWQPEDVVRIRAHGNGANAEQELARALTIRDFGPAVDDLRKARQPASPVKVPDGLDLTTLSEDALSAYRTAQAPIDQLGPLVSAPAGGVEGSNSWAIAPHLTSSGHAILASDPHRAMNLPSLRYVVHLTCPEFDVIGAGEPMIPGVSIGHNGHVAFGLTYHPIDQEDIYVYDLDETGTRYRYQDGWREFTCEDELIPLPGGETSSVQLLFTVHGPVTFVDVARSKAYALRAAWLEPGSAPYLASLEYLTARDVGAHATALGRWNTPGCNHIYTDTAGQIGWQVAGLVPIRPNWDGLLPVPGDGRYEWAGFRTPLELPNERNPERGWVASANEANVPDSHLDLDISREYYAPFRYERIAEALSTSRNWTVARASDLQTDRLSLPARDIISLLREDLAVRETDDDEAAAACALLAGWDCRMLSDSRQAALFEVWFRRYLRPSLYRRALKRDDVAAELADSVLNRILPAEDILGARPLDLLLLRDERLWKGREDRARLLRTTLGVAWHTLQAAHGEIPRWGELHRIAFSHPAAAQAAGEDTAGWETISALPADGSADTVGLAAYDANGNVTIGASFRMIVDVGDWDRSIFINAPGQSGDPASPHYKDLLKGWQEGEYVPLLYTRDAIERATLHQVRWD